The Impatiens glandulifera chromosome 3, dImpGla2.1, whole genome shotgun sequence genome contains a region encoding:
- the LOC124931628 gene encoding oxysterol-binding protein-related protein 3A-like isoform X2, whose product MGTPQDKKPQGGGGFFASIASTLSNFGTAMQKSVNGLVGYEGLEVINPEGGTEDAEAEAQRGRWRQEDRDSYWKMMQKYIGADVTSLVTLPVVIFEPMSMLQKMAELMEYSYLMDSADKCEDPHMRMVYASTFFVANYYALQRAWKPFNPILGETYEMVNHGGITFLSEQVSHHPPISAAHAENDHFVYDITSKVKTKFLGNSIDIYPLGRTRVTLKKDGVSLELVPPPSKVNNLIFGRTWVDSPGELILTNLTTGDKVVLYFQPCGWFGAGRYEVDGYVYNAADEPKILMTGKWNETISYQLCDSEGEPQPGAELTQVWKVAESPVNDKYQYTYFAHKINSFDTAPKKLLESDSRLRPDRYALEKGDLSKSGSEKSRFLTSLIVY is encoded by the exons TCGATTGCTTCTACCCTGTCGAATTTCGGTACCGCTATGCAGAAATCAGTCAACGG ATTGGTGGGTTATGAAGGACTGGAAGTGATAAATCCAGAAGGAGGGACTGAAGATGCTGAAGCAGAAGCTCAGAGAGGAAGATGGAGGCAAGAG GATCGAGATAGTTACTGGAAGATGATGCAGAAGTATATTGGGGCTGATGTTACCTCACTTGTGACTCTGCCCGTAGTTATTTTCGAGCCAATGTCGATGCTTCAAAAGATGGCAGAG TTAATGGAATATTCTTACCTAATGGATTCAGCTGACAAGTGTGAAGATCCACACATGCGGATGGTGTATGCAT CTACTTTCTTTGTAGCGAATTATTATGCACTTCAAAGAGCGTGGAAGCCTTTCAATCCCATCTTGGGTGAAACTTATGAAATGGTTAATCATGGTGGCATAACTTTCTTATCTGAGCAG GTGAGTCATCATCCACCCATTAGTGCTGCTCATGCTGAAAATGATCATTTTGTATATGACATAACTTCCAAAGTGAAGACAAAATTTCTGGGGAATTCCATTGATATTTATCCTCTTGGAAG GACTCGAGTAACCTTGAAAAAAGATGGCGTGAGTCTTGAATTAGTGCCGCCTCCATCAAAAGTTAACAACTTGATATTTGGACGGACATGGGTTGACTCTCCGGGAGAGTTGATCTTGACCAACTTGACTACTGGGGACAAAGTGGTCCTTTACTTTCAGCCTTGTGGCTGGTTCGG TGCTGGTCGCTATGAAGTGGATGGATATGTTTATAATGCCGCTGATGAGCCAAAAATATTGATGACTGGTAAATGGAACGAGACGATTTCTTATCAGTTGTGTGATTCGGAGGGTGAGCCCCAACCGGGTGCTGAACTGACACAG GTATGGAAAGTTGCGGAATCTCCTGTAAACGACAAATATCAGTATACCTATTTCGCGCACAAAATTAATAGCTTTGATACTGCGCCCAAGAAACTACTTGAATCGGATTCTCGGTTGCGTCCTGATCGATACGCACTTGAAAAGGGCGACTTGTCTAAATCGGGATCTGAAAAGAGCAGGTTTCTCACCTCTTTGATTGTCTATTGA
- the LOC124931628 gene encoding oxysterol-binding protein-related protein 3A-like isoform X1: MGTPQDKKPQGGGGFFASIASTLSNFGTAMQKSVNGLVGYEGLEVINPEGGTEDAEAEAQRGRWRQEDRDSYWKMMQKYIGADVTSLVTLPVVIFEPMSMLQKMAELMEYSYLMDSADKCEDPHMRMVYASTFFVANYYALQRAWKPFNPILGETYEMVNHGGITFLSEQVSHHPPISAAHAENDHFVYDITSKVKTKFLGNSIDIYPLGRTRVTLKKDGVSLELVPPPSKVNNLIFGRTWVDSPGELILTNLTTGDKVVLYFQPCGWFGAGRYEVDGYVYNAADEPKILMTGKWNETISYQLCDSEGEPQPGAELTQVWKVAESPVNDKYQYTYFAHKINSFDTAPKKLLESDSRLRPDRYALEKGDLSKSGSEKSRLEERQRAEKKIRESKGEKFIPKWFDAEEEMVPTPWGELELYRYNGKYDEYRASSSSGGRIEGENDIRSEEFNPWKYEELS, from the exons TCGATTGCTTCTACCCTGTCGAATTTCGGTACCGCTATGCAGAAATCAGTCAACGG ATTGGTGGGTTATGAAGGACTGGAAGTGATAAATCCAGAAGGAGGGACTGAAGATGCTGAAGCAGAAGCTCAGAGAGGAAGATGGAGGCAAGAG GATCGAGATAGTTACTGGAAGATGATGCAGAAGTATATTGGGGCTGATGTTACCTCACTTGTGACTCTGCCCGTAGTTATTTTCGAGCCAATGTCGATGCTTCAAAAGATGGCAGAG TTAATGGAATATTCTTACCTAATGGATTCAGCTGACAAGTGTGAAGATCCACACATGCGGATGGTGTATGCAT CTACTTTCTTTGTAGCGAATTATTATGCACTTCAAAGAGCGTGGAAGCCTTTCAATCCCATCTTGGGTGAAACTTATGAAATGGTTAATCATGGTGGCATAACTTTCTTATCTGAGCAG GTGAGTCATCATCCACCCATTAGTGCTGCTCATGCTGAAAATGATCATTTTGTATATGACATAACTTCCAAAGTGAAGACAAAATTTCTGGGGAATTCCATTGATATTTATCCTCTTGGAAG GACTCGAGTAACCTTGAAAAAAGATGGCGTGAGTCTTGAATTAGTGCCGCCTCCATCAAAAGTTAACAACTTGATATTTGGACGGACATGGGTTGACTCTCCGGGAGAGTTGATCTTGACCAACTTGACTACTGGGGACAAAGTGGTCCTTTACTTTCAGCCTTGTGGCTGGTTCGG TGCTGGTCGCTATGAAGTGGATGGATATGTTTATAATGCCGCTGATGAGCCAAAAATATTGATGACTGGTAAATGGAACGAGACGATTTCTTATCAGTTGTGTGATTCGGAGGGTGAGCCCCAACCGGGTGCTGAACTGACACAG GTATGGAAAGTTGCGGAATCTCCTGTAAACGACAAATATCAGTATACCTATTTCGCGCACAAAATTAATAGCTTTGATACTGCGCCCAAGAAACTACTTGAATCGGATTCTCGGTTGCGTCCTGATCGATACGCACTTGAAAAGGGCGACTTGTCTAAATCGGGATCTGAAAAGAGCAG ATTGGAGGAGAGGCAACGGGCTGAGAAGAAGATTAGAGAGTCGAAAGGCGAAAAGTTTATTCCGAAATGGTTCGATGCGGAGGAAGAAATGGTTCCAACGCCATGGGGTGAGCTTGAATTATATCGCTACAATGGTAAATACGATGAATAtcgagcttcttcttcttctggaGGCAGAATTGAAGGAGAAAATGATATAAGATCGGAGGAGTTCAACCCATGGAAGTATGAGGAACTTAGTTAA